The Chloroflexota bacterium DNA segment ACCGATGTACCAGCCTCTATAAAAAAACTGGTTGAAGTAACTGAAGCGCAAGTCATCACAAAAAATGGCGTACAGCCCGAAGAATACGCAGCCCTCGCTGCTGAGCTAACAGAAGGCGCAGGCTTTGACGATATCGTCGCCCTCGAGCCAAGCTCTGCCACAGCCGTTAGCGAGATTTCCCGTCAAATTGCTCGTCGTGGCACCATGAATATGGTCGGAACCAACCCGCTGGATGGCCTCGTCGATGCTGATGTCGGACGTTTACATTATGACTATATCGCCTTCCTCGGGAACACAGGGGCAGATATTGCCGCCTCGTATGGCGAAACGCGCAACCGCTGTGAATTGCAGGCCAATGGTTCCACGGTATTCATCGGTGCGGGCGGCCCAATGGGCCAGATGCACGTTCAACGCGCTATCGAAATGCCAGATGGCCCGCGCTTGTTAATTGCTACCGAGGTTAACGCAAATCGCCTGGAAGCTTTGCGAGAGCGTTTTATTCCACTGGCCAAACAACATGGCCGTGAGTTGCATGTCATCAACCCCGTTGACTCGGACCAAACGCTATACGATTTCGTCATGGGCCTGACGAATCGTCAGGGCGTAGATGATGTTGTGGTCAGTGTGCCCGTAGCTGGGCTGATGGCAGAAGCTGCCACGTTGATGAATCCTAATGGTATGTTGGTTCTCTTCGCGGGAGTTCCCAACGGCACCATGGCCCCGCTCGATTTGAGCAATGTTTACCTGCACAATGCACAATACACTGGCACCTCGGGCCTGACAATCCACGATCAGGCTGCGGTTTTGCAGCGCGCCAACGAAGGCGCACTCTCTCCGGGGCGTATGGTGGCAGCCATCGGCGGGATGCAAGCGGGCCTGGATGCCATTGATGGTGTCATCAACAGCAGCTACCCCGGCAAGATCGTCATCTTCCCCCAAATTCAAGCTTTACCCTTGATGGGTCTGGATGAACTTGCCGAAAAATTGCCCGAAGTCGCTAAAAAACTCGGCCCTGGCAACGTTTGGACGGCTGAAGCTGAGGCTGTTTTGATTGAATCGCACTGGCAGCCTGCCAAATGAATAATATCTACACGCTGACCCTCAACCCGGCTGTCGACCGCGAATTGACCGTCCCGGCTATCGAGTTCGATTCGGTGCTGCGGGCATCGGATTGGCAAGTGGATTTTGGCGGCAAGGGCTTCAATGTCTCGCGGATGCTCAAATCGCTAGGAACCGCCAGTGCGGCTTTAGGCTTTGCCGGGGGCAAAAGTGGCGAATTGCTCAAAGACGGTCTCGAAGCCCTCGGCATCGGCACCGATTTCGTCTGGGTAGACGGCGAGACGCGCACCAACGTCAGCATTGTCACCGAGGCGCATGACCGCTTTGTCAAAGTCAATGAACCTGGGCCTACTATTTCCGCCGCCGAGCAACTGTCGTTAATCGAAAAAGTCCGCCAACTGAGCCAACCCGATGACTGGTGGGTGTTGGCGGGCAGCCTGCCGCCGGGCATAGCGTCTGATTTTTATACTCATCTCATCGAGATTATCCAGGGCGCGGGCGCCCGCGCCCTCCTCGACACCAGCGGGGAAGCCCTGTCACAGGGCTGCATGGTTGGCCCGTTCCTGGTAAAACCTAATGATGTTGAGATTCAAAAAATCACCGGGTTGCCCGTGGAGAATCAAACGCAAATTGTCGAAGCAGCTCTGGTTTTGCAAGAGATGAGTGTATCCAATGTAGTTGTTTCATTGGGTAAGCAGGGTGCGTTGCTTGTAACACCGGATGGACACTGGCTGGTAAAAAGTCCTCCGATCGAAGAGCGCAACCCCATCGGCGCGGGCGATTCCTTGGTTGGGGGGCTGGTTTGGGGATTGAGCCAGGGGATGCCTGTGGTGGAGGCTTTGCGCTGGGGAGCAGCTTGCGGTGCGGCCGCGGCCAGCCTCAGCGGGACAGCGGTCGGCTCTCCCAGCTTAGTCAAGCAACTGGTTGCGCTGGCAGAAGTTCATCAAATTTGATACACTGATATTATGCTAACCAATAAAATAATAACTATCGAACGTTTCTTGCTGGATACCCAACCGGATTATGCCCGTGGGGATCTCACGGCCTTGTTGTACGATCTGGCCTTAGCTGCCAAGATCATTGCTTCTCAAACCCGCCGGGCTGGCTTGCTCGATATTCTGGGTTTGGCAGACAATGTTAATGTTCAGGGCGAAGAACAACGCAAACTGGATGTCTATGCCGACGATGTTGTTGTGCGCCTGAACGACCACACCGGACGCCTATGCGCCATGGTTTCTGAAGAGCGCGATGATTGGATCCCAATCCCCGCGAAACACCCCAAGGGGCATTATGTGCTGGTGTTTGACCCCCTGGATGGTTCCTCGAATATTGATACCAACATCAGCATCGGCACCATATTTGGGATTTATCGTGCCCTTGACGATGAGCGCCGCGGCCGCCTGGAAGATTGCCTGCAACCCGGACGGGATATGGTCGCTGCGGGATACATTCTCTACGGAACCAGTACCATGTTGGTTTATAGTGTCGGACAGGGAGTGCATGGCTTTACGCTTGACCCAGCCTGGGGAGAATTTTTGCTCTCGCACGAGGGGATTCGTTTCCACGATTCGCCCAAATATTACAGCTTCAACCATGCTTCTGTGGAGCGCTGGAGCAAGCCGATGAAGCAATACGTTGATTGGCTCTCTGCTTCCCAAGACCCAATTCTGTCACAACGTTATCTTGGCTCGATGGTCGCCGACTTCCATCGAAACCTGATCCACGGCGGGGTATTCGGATATCCCGATGAATATAACAAGCCGGATGGCAAAATTCGCCTGCTATATGAAGCCGCGCCCCTGGCTTTCCTGGCCGAACAGGCTGGCGGCTATGGATCAGACGGCAAACAATCGCTGCTGGATATTCAACCGACAGATATTCATCAGCGCACCCCCGTTTTTATTGGCAACCGTACTCTGGTTGAGAAAGCCGAAACCTTCCTCGCTGGGTTGAAGCCGTAAAAGGAGAATAGTATGCCCTATACCATCGAAGAGACAAAATCATATTCGCATCCTGTTGTTGCTGTCTTCACGGCCGCGTTGGGTGCAGTGGCAGGCCTTGAAGGCGAAGTTGTCAAACAAGACCCCAAAGCCGGGACCCTCGAGGCTAAATTTAGCAAAACGATTCATGGTAAAGTGCTGGGTGATCGCACCCAGGTAGAAGTCACAATACTTGAAAAAGCGCCGGATACAACCGATGTTTCGGTAATAATATACCCCCTCGATCCGGTAGGGCGAAAATTGATGTTTGGCGCGCGCAAGGGTGTTTCCCGCACTGTGCTGGAGTGGTTTTTTGCTCATGTTGAGCATCGGCTAAAGAACAGTTAGCACCTCGACTTGATGAAAATGTGGAGCAGGGACAAGATGAGTTGAGGAAAAAAACAAAAGATGAAATGCATCTTTCACCGCAAGAGCGCAAGAAACTCCTAATTAGGGGGGTATTCTGATCTAACGATCTCTATAAATTTGCAAGCCAGAAACGACTGGTTCCGCTTGGCATGCGTAGCAGCCGCGATTTTACGTTTCGGAGCGATGCCGCTAACGGTTCGATAAATGATGTCTCCAGATGTGTCGCTGAGAGCCAAAGCTTGCGGCACCAGGGATACGCCCAACCCCAGGGCAATGCAATTTTGGACGGTGACCAGTTGTGAAGTATGGCAAACGATGTTTAATTCCAGATCTTGTTGGTAACAGAAGGATTGCACTTGTTCACCCAGGCAATGCACTTCACTCAAAGCAATAAAGGGGAAATCATCTAATTCTTTGACCTGAATGACAGCCCGCGACGCAATTTCAAATTTTTGCGTGGAGGCAACTAACAAGGGTTCGACGAGCAACTCCTCGGTGCGGATTAGTTTATTCTTGATCGGTAAACTGGTGATGCCCACATCCAGATCGGCATCGATGATCTTTTGGACCAGTTCCTCCGTCAGGCCTTCGTGAACTTCGAGGGTGGTATTGGGGAATTCCTGGCTGAAGCGGTGGATGACGCGCGGCAGCACAAACGGGGCAATTGTGGGGATGAATCCCACCGCCAGGGTACCGCAGCCATCTTGAATTTCAGTTTGAAGATCCACTTTTATTTCCTGCAATTTTCCCAGGATCGCGTTGGCGCGCGGCAGCAGCCGTTTTCCCACTTCGGTCAGCACTACTTTGCGTCCTAAACGGTCAAAAAGGGACTGCCCGATCTCATGTTCGAGCTTGATGATTTGTTGGCTGAGGGATGGCTGCGCCACATTGCAGCGTTGGGCCGCCCGGCTGAAACTGCCCGTTTCGGTGATAGCGACAAAATATTCGAGTTGGTGGAGTTCCATGAAATTTTCCTTTGTATAGTTTACAACTATGGATTACATAGACAACTGATATTTTACAACTATACCAAAGTTTTGTACAATCCTATTGTTAGATAATTAGGAAAATGTTGCTATAGCAAAAGGAGACAACCTTATGAATGAAGACAGCAAGTGCCCCGTACATCATAATCCCACTACCAGCGGTGGCGGCACGTCGAACCGGGATTGGTGGCCAAATCAGTTAAATCTCAATATTCTCCATCAACACTCTTCCAAGAGCAATCCGATGGGCGAGGAATTTAATTACGCTGATGA contains these protein-coding regions:
- a CDS encoding zinc-binding dehydrogenase, with translation TDVPASIKKLVEVTEAQVITKNGVQPEEYAALAAELTEGAGFDDIVALEPSSATAVSEISRQIARRGTMNMVGTNPLDGLVDADVGRLHYDYIAFLGNTGADIAASYGETRNRCELQANGSTVFIGAGGPMGQMHVQRAIEMPDGPRLLIATEVNANRLEALRERFIPLAKQHGRELHVINPVDSDQTLYDFVMGLTNRQGVDDVVVSVPVAGLMAEAATLMNPNGMLVLFAGVPNGTMAPLDLSNVYLHNAQYTGTSGLTIHDQAAVLQRANEGALSPGRMVAAIGGMQAGLDAIDGVINSSYPGKIVIFPQIQALPLMGLDELAEKLPEVAKKLGPGNVWTAEAEAVLIESHWQPAK
- the pfkB gene encoding 1-phosphofructokinase, translated to MNNIYTLTLNPAVDRELTVPAIEFDSVLRASDWQVDFGGKGFNVSRMLKSLGTASAALGFAGGKSGELLKDGLEALGIGTDFVWVDGETRTNVSIVTEAHDRFVKVNEPGPTISAAEQLSLIEKVRQLSQPDDWWVLAGSLPPGIASDFYTHLIEIIQGAGARALLDTSGEALSQGCMVGPFLVKPNDVEIQKITGLPVENQTQIVEAALVLQEMSVSNVVVSLGKQGALLVTPDGHWLVKSPPIEERNPIGAGDSLVGGLVWGLSQGMPVVEALRWGAACGAAAASLSGTAVGSPSLVKQLVALAEVHQI
- the fbp gene encoding class 1 fructose-bisphosphatase, whose protein sequence is MLTNKIITIERFLLDTQPDYARGDLTALLYDLALAAKIIASQTRRAGLLDILGLADNVNVQGEEQRKLDVYADDVVVRLNDHTGRLCAMVSEERDDWIPIPAKHPKGHYVLVFDPLDGSSNIDTNISIGTIFGIYRALDDERRGRLEDCLQPGRDMVAAGYILYGTSTMLVYSVGQGVHGFTLDPAWGEFLLSHEGIRFHDSPKYYSFNHASVERWSKPMKQYVDWLSASQDPILSQRYLGSMVADFHRNLIHGGVFGYPDEYNKPDGKIRLLYEAAPLAFLAEQAGGYGSDGKQSLLDIQPTDIHQRTPVFIGNRTLVEKAETFLAGLKP
- a CDS encoding LysR family transcriptional regulator, giving the protein MELHQLEYFVAITETGSFSRAAQRCNVAQPSLSQQIIKLEHEIGQSLFDRLGRKVVLTEVGKRLLPRANAILGKLQEIKVDLQTEIQDGCGTLAVGFIPTIAPFVLPRVIHRFSQEFPNTTLEVHEGLTEELVQKIIDADLDVGITSLPIKNKLIRTEELLVEPLLVASTQKFEIASRAVIQVKELDDFPFIALSEVHCLGEQVQSFCYQQDLELNIVCHTSQLVTVQNCIALGLGVSLVPQALALSDTSGDIIYRTVSGIAPKRKIAAATHAKRNQSFLACKFIEIVRSEYPPN